CGTCACCGGCCCCAGACGTCCCGAGGAAAACGAAGGGCCGGAAGAGTTTCATCTGGTGGTGCTCGATAATGGTCGCTCGAAGATCCTCGGCTCACCGCTGCGTGAAAGTCTGTTCTGCATTCGCTGCGGCGCTTGCCTCAACGCCTGCCCGATCTATCGCAGCGTCGGTGGACATTCCTATGGGGGCGTTTATGCCGGTCCTATCGGCGCAGTCCTAACACCGCTGTACGACGGCCTCCGAGAAAATCACCATCTCCCACAAGCCTCGAGCCTCTGCGGTGCTTGCCAGGCCGCTTGTCCCGTCAAAATTCAGATTCCGCAGATGCTGATCCAGCTGCGAGAAGAACTAAAAAAAGAACCGGAAAGAAAAAACTGGATCGAGGCGACTGCCTACCAAATATGGGCTCGAATGCTACGAACACCTAGCATCTATCGCTTTGCCACGTGGCTCGTTTCCCGCACCATCGGCCGCTGGTATGCCCGCACGCGCTGGATGAAGTCACTTCCCGGCGAGCTTCGCGGCTGGACTGAAAAACGAGATTTCCCTGCCCCCGCAAGTCGCCGCTTTCGCGACTGGTGGAACCAGCATGAGCACGACGAGCCAACATGACGAGCAACTCGCACGCCTCCGATACCGATACGCGCCCCGGCACTTCGCGCAAAACCTTTCTTGCCCGGGTGAAACAGGCTGCCCAGTCAGGTCGCGCCTATCGCGTTCACACCGATCCCGCCGCTGAGAAAGCGGGCTATGTCGGTGTTCCCGAAAACGAAGATCTGTGCGAGCGACTAGCCAGCGAAATTCGCGCGGTTGGTGGCGAGCCTCATCTCGCAGCCAGCGACGCCGACGCCATTCGCTGTACGCAGTCGATTTTGCAAAACCACGCCGCTGCGGGGACATTGCTTTGGAAGCATCCCCTGCTGACTCGACTCGGCATCCAAGAACTTGCGACGAAACTCGGCACCGTCACTCACTCGGCCGATCAACTCGCCAGCCTTCCGCCTGAGGAGCGACGCAAAGTGGCGCTCGCTTGTTCGCTCGGCATCACCAGCTGCGAACTCGCGATTGCGGAAACTGGCACCCTCGTCATGGCCGGATATCCAGGACGCGAACGCTCCGTATCGCTCCTCCCTCCGATGCACCTGGCAATCGTCGAGCGATCGCAAATTGTCCCCGACCTCATCGACGCCATCGCCGAGTTCTCGCGCCGCGGACACGATACCCTTCCAAGCAACGTCACACTCATCACCGGCCCGAGTAAAACCGGCGATATCGAACTGCAACTCACCACCGGTGTGCACGGACCAGGACGCTGGCTCGTCCTGATCCTCACGCAGTAAGTTTAGACCGCTGGCTCTTCCAGCAGTTGACGCTCCGCGCTCAGTTGTTTTTGGTCGTAGTACCATAGCGCAATGAAGATCGGAACCAGCACAAGCGCGAGCCATTGATAGGCTGTCAGCGCGGCGAACACCTTGGCTTCGGGACGGATGAATTCGGTCACGAAGCGATACGCCAGATAGGCCAGGATGTAGAGTTTGAGGCGTTGACGCTCGAGGAGCTTTCTGCGCTCCAGGTACCACAAAATTGCGGCGGCAAGCAAGTGAAACGTCGCTTCGTACAGCTGCGTCGGATGTCGCGCGAGCGCATCGCCGGCGGTCGGAAAAACAACGCCCCACGGAAGTTTGGTTGGTTGTCCAAAACAGCAGCCACCCACGTAGCAGGCGATCCTTCCTAAGGCGACTGCCACGGCGACCGGAACCGCGAAGGTATCCCCCGTTTTCACACGAATGTCGAGCGACCACTTGGCCAGCTCCCCTCCGAGATAGCCCCCCACAATTCCCATCAGAATCGTTTTGCCATCGGACATCCAGCTCGTCAAATCGAGTGGCCCCTCGCCCAAAAATGTGTAGGGCAACTTGGCAAAAATCATCGCCCCACAAAAGGCCCCGAGTCCGAGCCCCAGTTTTTGCAGCGGATCGAGGGGAAGCTTCTTCTGCCGCGAGCGCAACAGCAGACTACAGACCACCAGCGCCGCGAGCATCCAGAGTGAATAGCGCGGATCGTGCCTCACCGTCGTGCCGCCTCTTCTTCACGCGCGATCTGCTGCAGCTCTTGACTAACACGTGTCAGTTCAGGGAGCGACACATATCCGGGTCGATAGAGCACGTTGTAAGCACAAAACGGAATCACGTGACCGCTCGGCAAAACGTGGTGCGTGCAACACTTCATCACGCGTCTGACATCGAAGTTATACGCATCGAGAAAACTCGTGATCGTGATCCGAAACAGATCGCGGGCCCCCAGTTTTCCAGCCAAGATGCCACCAAAGAACTCGCCCGCGATGCGCTCGTCGTCACTCATGGGCTGCGCCTCTGGCATCGCCATCGGAAGTGACATCGCGGGACTCGGCAGCATGGCACTCGACAACTGCATTAGCTGCGGCTGACTCTCCTCGGGTTCAGCCGTGCAATCGCCCCCTTCGCAGCAACTTTGGCGACTGAGGTAGGTCATCAGCAACTGCTTCGATTTTTCTCGCGTAAAACTAATGCCGTTCGCCAGCAAATCGAGATTCGACTTGGCATCGATGAACCGCGTGACTGGCAACGTCTTCTGCTCACTGCGGTAGGCAAATGCGACTTGATGACAGTTGGGATGTGCGCACGGAAGTGGCAAAAAATCTTCTTCGGTAAACATCCCACCGGTCTGTTTGGCAACCGCTTTGATCACATCGGGAAACGTGATCCGTTTCTCAAGTTCCTCGGGCAAGACATGCCGGCCTGAGTAGGTAGCTGGCTGAAAACTGATCCCGGTGACATTCTTCCGCGCGAGACCAAACTGCACGAGCGCTCCGATTTGATCGTCGTTCACTCCCGCTTGTAGCGTTGCGACCAGAGTCACATGAATCCCGGCCGCTTCGAGCGCATCGAGTGCTTTGATTTTTCGCTCGAGAAGCTTTTCGCCCCGCAATTTCAGGGCGATTTCGTCATTCAAGCCGTCGAGCTGAAAGTAGATTTCCATCCGTTCGCGCCGCTGCCTGATAAACTCCACCAGCGCCGGATCACTCGCAAAACGAATGCCGTTGGTGTTGATCATCACGTAGTCGATCGGCTGCGCGAGGGCATAGTCGACGATCGTTTCGAGCTCGGGATGGATCGTCGGTTCCCCGCCCGAAAGCTGACACACATCGGCGCGGCCTTCCACCGCTACCAGCCGATCGATCGCCAGTTTGCAATCGTCGACCGACGTATGCTTCCCCCCTGGCGCGCTCGAGGCATAGCACATCGGACAAGTGAGATTGCAGCTGCTCGTCACCTCGACGAGCCCGACGCACGTGTGCTGCTCATGCTCGGTGCAAAGTCCACAGTCGAGTGGGCAACCTTGCTTGGCATCGACTCCCACCTGCTTGGGCAGCTTCGCGGGGAGCGAGTACTCCATCCGGTCATACCACTTCACATCGCTGCAAATGAAGTCCTCGCGCAGTCCATGTGTCGGGCAGGTTTTGCGAAAGTAAACGCGGCTGCCGTAGGTCACGATCTTTGCTGGTACAACCGCGAGGCAATCGGGACAAAGACTTTGCGTCAGTCCCAGAAATGTGTAGTCGCGGTGAGGCGTTGGGCCAATCATGGAGTTCACTTACTTCCGAAGAAATGGAGACCGTAGTGGCATCAAGGAGTCGGGCCGCACAGGCCACCAAGGGCCGCAATACAGGCAAAGAACAGGGCAATCACTGCAGCAGCGATGAGTACCACAATCACACTGACAGTCACGAGTCCAGAGAGGAGAAACAATGCCAGACGCTCTCCCCAGCCGACGCGCACGCCACCAATCACCTGCTTGCGCAGCACGCGCACCAGCGTCACCAGTAGCGCCGGACAAACCACGATGAAGTAGGGAATGAGCATGCTGGCATCGTCGATGGCAATGCCGATGCCAATGAAGGTGAGCATCACCACAATCAGCATCGAGATGCCGAAGAAAATCCACTCCGACGGCCTCATTTTGCGATGTGACTCGTCGACAATTTCAGCCAGGTAGATGATTTCTGGCTCGGGCTTTTTCGTAGCTCCCAGAGGGGAGTGGCACATCCAGCATTGTTTGGCCAGCTGGTAGTTATCGGCACCACAGGCATGGCAGCGGACAGCGTTCTGCAAAGGAGGTGTATTCATGCCCCCTCCTTCACCGCAGCGAGCCGACGCGCGTACTCAATCGCAACCGTCTTTGCCCGGCGGATGATTTGTCCCACGAGAATGCCAGCGATCCCCAGCGAGAGGAGCATCACCAGGTTTTCGGTCGGTGGAACTTCGTGCTGGGCGTCGAACCAGCGCTTATCGGCCACCGCGATGAGTGATTCGTAGCAAACCATGACCAGTATGGTGATGCACCAGACCAGCCTGAGGTTCATACGCAGGGCAGCAGCGACGATCACTAAGAAATAGATCCGGACGAGGACACTTTGCGGCCCTGCCACCAGCGAAGCTGCGGCGGTCACCAGCAAGGCATCGGCGGCTGCGGAGAGGTATGACAGGAAGGCTGGAAACACCTTTTGCTTTAGGCAGAGCAAAATGGCCAGCGAGAAGAGCGTTCCCCCGAGGGCTAGGAGAGTGAACTGACGATGAAGTTTGACGTCGTCTGGGGTTTTCTCGGCGAGCAGCAGAAAATAATGCACCATCTGCACGGCGTAGAGCGCGAAGATGGCTAGCATGCGCAGCAGGCAGGCCCGTGTTTCCCCTTCGTACTGCTGCAAGCGCCCGACGATGAACCATTGCCGCGCCTCGAAATCGCTGGCTGGTCCCTCGGGCTTATTGAGCGGAACCGATGTCATGCCCCCTCCTCGCGAGTAATGAACCTCCGCCACGTTAACCACGGGGTCCCCTGGCCCCACCGTCGTCAAAATCGGCGTTTTGAGCATTGTGACCGACACGAGTGCGGGGGGCTACACCGATTTGACCACCAATGTGGGCTGGACGACGCGCCAGCCGCAAGGTAGGGTCAAAGAAGATCGTCCGGAGGGTATGCGAATGGTGAGCGGCCACGCTGGAATCGTGGTGCCCCGCAAGGGGTTGCGAGTTCGAATCTCGTGCCCTCCGCTGATGCGATAAGCAGCCGACCAAGCCGCCGCTTCATCGCTTTTTGAGCGCCGCTTTGCCAGCGGCGTTTTTCTTGCGCTAAGGTCCTCCATTCTGCCCTCTGGGTGTCACCTCAGCCCCCTTTTTTCGCTACATTAGCGGGGGTCTCGTTTTTGTTTCGCGCCCGACTAGGATTTCGCTGCTGATGCCGGCTATTACGCTTCGTGAGCTTTCGATCGGATTTCGTGGCCCCCCTTTGCTCGACGGTGTTTCGTGCCTCATTGAGCCTGGCGATCGGATCGGCCTGTTGGGACGCAACGGCAGCGGCAAATCGACCCTCATGAAGCTGCTGATGGGGGAAGTGGAGCCCGATGCAGGTCA
This window of the Pirellula staleyi DSM 6068 genome carries:
- a CDS encoding prolipoprotein diacylglyceryl transferase: MRHDPRYSLWMLAALVVCSLLLRSRQKKLPLDPLQKLGLGLGAFCGAMIFAKLPYTFLGEGPLDLTSWMSDGKTILMGIVGGYLGGELAKWSLDIRVKTGDTFAVPVAVAVALGRIACYVGGCCFGQPTKLPWGVVFPTAGDALARHPTQLYEATFHLLAAAILWYLERRKLLERQRLKLYILAYLAYRFVTEFIRPEAKVFAALTAYQWLALVLVPIFIALWYYDQKQLSAERQLLEEPAV
- a CDS encoding lactate utilization protein, with product MTSNSHASDTDTRPGTSRKTFLARVKQAAQSGRAYRVHTDPAAEKAGYVGVPENEDLCERLASEIRAVGGEPHLAASDADAIRCTQSILQNHAAAGTLLWKHPLLTRLGIQELATKLGTVTHSADQLASLPPEERRKVALACSLGITSCELAIAETGTLVMAGYPGRERSVSLLPPMHLAIVERSQIVPDLIDAIAEFSRRGHDTLPSNVTLITGPSKTGDIELQLTTGVHGPGRWLVLILTQ
- a CDS encoding radical SAM protein, which translates into the protein MIGPTPHRDYTFLGLTQSLCPDCLAVVPAKIVTYGSRVYFRKTCPTHGLREDFICSDVKWYDRMEYSLPAKLPKQVGVDAKQGCPLDCGLCTEHEQHTCVGLVEVTSSCNLTCPMCYASSAPGGKHTSVDDCKLAIDRLVAVEGRADVCQLSGGEPTIHPELETIVDYALAQPIDYVMINTNGIRFASDPALVEFIRQRRERMEIYFQLDGLNDEIALKLRGEKLLERKIKALDALEAAGIHVTLVATLQAGVNDDQIGALVQFGLARKNVTGISFQPATYSGRHVLPEELEKRITFPDVIKAVAKQTGGMFTEEDFLPLPCAHPNCHQVAFAYRSEQKTLPVTRFIDAKSNLDLLANGISFTREKSKQLLMTYLSRQSCCEGGDCTAEPEESQPQLMQLSSAMLPSPAMSLPMAMPEAQPMSDDERIAGEFFGGILAGKLGARDLFRITITSFLDAYNFDVRRVMKCCTHHVLPSGHVIPFCAYNVLYRPGYVSLPELTRVSQELQQIAREEEAARR